The following nucleotide sequence is from Gemmatimonadota bacterium.
GCACCTCGCGTGCGGCGGCCACGATCCTTGGTGGTTACGGGCTCGGCTTGTCCCGACCGGCTGCCACCGAGTTTTCGTTCCTCCTCGCCATTCCCACGATCGTCGGCGCGGCCGGACTCGACCTGGTCAAGAGTCGCGACCTGCTGACCATGGCCGACTTGCCGATGTTCGCCGTCGGCACGTTGGTGGCCTTCGTCGCCGCGCTCGGCGTGATTCGCGGCTTCCTGCGATTCATCGAGCGGCATTCGTTCGTGGCATTCGCCTGGTACCGGATCGCGTTCGGCGGGCTGCTCGCGTTGCTCTTCGCGATGCGCGCGATGTGAGCCGCTAGTGCCCGAGTTGGTTCGCGTCGCAGATGTGGCGAGTACGATGGAAGCGGCGCACGCGCTGGCGCAGCAAGGCGCGGCGCATGGAACCGCCGTGGTGGCCGAGCGGCAGAGCGCCGGGCGCGGTACCCGCGGGCGTCAGTGGTCCGCGGAGGCAGGGGGGCTCTGGCTCTCGGTGGTCGCCCGACCGACGCGCACCGATGCCCTCGAAGCGCTTTCGCTTCGCATCGGACTGGTGCTCACGGCGTTGCTCGAGCGCACCTTTCCGTCGCTCCCGCTCATTTCGCTCAAGTGGCCGAACGACCTGATCCTCGACGAGCGGAAACTCGCCGGCATTCTCTGTGAGGCGCGCTGGGCCGGCTCGGTCTGCCAGTGGGTCGTGATCGGGGTCGGCCTGAACGTCACCAATCCGCTCGAGGATTCGCTCACCTTTGGCGCCACCCGGCTCGCTGACTGGGTTGCGAATGCCGACGCCGCAACGCTCGCCTCGCCCTGTGCAACGGCTGTCGCAACCGCCGCCCGTGCCGCCGGGCCATTGACCTCGGCCGAACTCAACGCCTTCGCGGCTCGAGACTATCTGACTGGTCGGCGGGTCTCCGATCCGGTTGCCGGCACGGCCGAAGGAATCACCGCCGCAGGGGCCTTGCGGGTCCGTACCGACTCCGGCCCGGTCAGGGAAATCCTGGGCGGGGTGGTCACCACGCCCGGTTGACGCGAGATTCCACCAATGCTTCTTGCCCTGGATATCGGGAACACCGAGGTCACGGTCGGGCTCTTCGCCGGCAGTGAGCTCCGCGGCCACTGGCGGCTCACCACTGCGGCCGATCGGACGCCCGACGAATGGGCTGTCGCGCTCGAGGCCTTTCTGGTGCGGGCAGGGCACTCGCCGGCCGAGATCCGGGCGGCCTGCATCGCGTCGGTGGCCCCGGGAGTAACCCAGGCACTGGTTCAGGCGGTACGGATTTCGGTGACCTCTATCGTCGGGCTGGTCGAGCCCGCCGCGGCACTTCCGCTTGTCCTCGACGTCGATGAGCCGCTCTCGGTTGGTGCCGACCGCATCGCGAACGTGCTCGCCGCACTCGCACTGCATCCTGGCGATAGCATCGTGGTCGACTTCGGCACTGCAACGACCTTCGATTGCGTGACTGCGGACCGACGCTTCATCGGCGGTTCCATCATGCCGGGGTTACGGACCTCAGCAGAGCAGCTGGTGCGGAAGGCCGCCAAGCTCACCGCCACCGAACTCCTGCCACCCGCCCGCGCGATCGGGCGACGGACAGACGAGCACATCCGCGGCGGCGTGCTCTTCGGCGCTGCCGATGCTGTCGACGGAATGGTGCGACGCATTCGCGCCGAGTGGCCGGGCGGCGCGCGCCCCAAGGTCGTTGCGACGGGCGGGCTCGCTGCGCTGATTGCGCCACTTACGTCGAGCATCGAGATCGTGGATCCCGACCTCACGCTGCACGGCCTGCGGGTCGCCGCCGTCGCGC
It contains:
- a CDS encoding biotin--[acetyl-CoA-carboxylase] ligase, which produces MPELVRVADVASTMEAAHALAQQGAAHGTAVVAERQSAGRGTRGRQWSAEAGGLWLSVVARPTRTDALEALSLRIGLVLTALLERTFPSLPLISLKWPNDLILDERKLAGILCEARWAGSVCQWVVIGVGLNVTNPLEDSLTFGATRLADWVANADAATLASPCATAVATAARAAGPLTSAELNAFAARDYLTGRRVSDPVAGTAEGITAAGALRVRTDSGPVREILGGVVTTPG
- a CDS encoding type III pantothenate kinase, encoding MLLALDIGNTEVTVGLFAGSELRGHWRLTTAADRTPDEWAVALEAFLVRAGHSPAEIRAACIASVAPGVTQALVQAVRISVTSIVGLVEPAAALPLVLDVDEPLSVGADRIANVLAALALHPGDSIVVDFGTATTFDCVTADRRFIGGSIMPGLRTSAEQLVRKAAKLTATELLPPARAIGRRTDEHIRGGVLFGAADAVDGMVRRIRAEWPGGARPKVVATGGLAALIAPLTSSIEIVDPDLTLHGLRVAAVALGLVQ